One Cryptomeria japonica chromosome 9, Sugi_1.0, whole genome shotgun sequence genomic window carries:
- the LOC131073431 gene encoding membrane protein PM19L codes for MGVRIVKSLAGFLLLLNLCMYVTVAAIAGWALNKAIDHHYVTGPKNSIPVGFSFSPLLFPIGNEATGFMVIFSLIAGVVGAASCLSGLHHLRVWTAESLASTVSSAITAWALTLLAMGLACKEIHLHGRSPKLIALEAFVIILSATKLFYMMVIHVGFFAGNYFFRGEKHVGTTTAEPVKETTLPA; via the exons ATGGGTGTGAGAATAGTGAAATCCTTGGCTGGATTTTTGCTGCTCTTGAATTTGTGCATGTATGTGACTGTTGCTGCCATTGCTGGATGGGCACTCAATAAGGCCATCGACCATCATTATGTTACTG GACCCAAAAATAGCATACCGGTGGGCTTCTCGTTTTCACCATTGCTTTTCCCCATAGGGAATGAAGCCACTGGTTTTATGGTCATTTTTTCCCTGATAGCAGGAGTTGTAGGAGCAGCTTCATGTCTTTCAGGGCTCCATCATCTAAGAGTGTGGACAGCAGAGAGCTTGGCTTCAACTGTTTCATCCGCCATCACAGCTTGGGCTCTTACTCTTCTTGCCATGGG GTTGGCATGCAAAGAGATCCATTTACATGGCAGAAGCCCAAAGCTG ATCGCTTTGGAAGCCTTCGTCATCATTCTGTCTGCTACAAAATTATTTTACATGATGGTCATCCATGTTGGATTCTTTGCTGGAAATTACTTTTTCCGTGGAGAGAAACATGTTGGCACCACTACTGCAGAGCCTGTAAAAGAAACCACCCTTCCAGCTTAG